A region of Marnyiella aurantia DNA encodes the following proteins:
- a CDS encoding phosphohydrolase yields the protein MKEELLNKAVNIATKAHRNQTDKFGAPYIGHIMRVMNYGKTYDEKIVGVLHDVIEDCPEISLDYLLQEGFPNHIVFAVECLTKTPSDQDYTEFIKQTERSPLAVAVKLNDLRDNMDLRRFTKPITEKDMKRLNKYLKAYLYLKEKY from the coding sequence ATGAAAGAGGAACTTCTGAACAAAGCTGTAAACATCGCGACAAAAGCCCACAGGAACCAAACCGATAAATTCGGCGCGCCTTATATAGGGCATATTATGAGGGTGATGAATTACGGCAAAACATACGACGAAAAAATCGTAGGCGTACTGCACGATGTGATAGAAGACTGTCCGGAAATCAGTCTGGATTATCTGCTGCAGGAAGGTTTCCCTAATCATATTGTTTTTGCTGTGGAATGCCTTACGAAAACTCCCTCCGACCAGGATTATACCGAATTCATCAAACAAACGGAAAGGTCACCACTGGCCGTAGCGGTTAAGCTGAATGACCTGCGCGACAATATGGACCTTAGACGGTTCACCAAACCGATAACGGAGAAAGATATGAAGAGACTTAACAAGTATCTGAAGGCCTACCTCTATCTCAAGGAGAAATACTGA
- a CDS encoding cation:proton antiporter domain-containing protein, translating to MGHLPKLIEDLALILIVAAFVVIIFRKIKQPLVLGYIIAGFLVSPNLNIFPSVVDSANIKTLAEIGVIFLLFSLGLEFSFKKLMNVGGSASVTAFVEIIFITIAGYFTGRWLGWSIMDSMFLGGMLASSSTTIIIRAFDELGVKTKSFAKTVFGVLVVEDIVVILLMVLLSTIAVTKEFEGTQILFTVVKLLFFLILWFLLGIFLVPTLLKKIKPLVDDEILLILSIGLCLGMVLIAVKVGFSAELGAFVMGSIIAETTVAEKVEHTLKSVKDLFAAVFFVSVGMMIDYEAMITYAWPIFIVTILTIFGKLFSSALGALISGQPLKQSIQVGMSMAQIGEFAFIVATLGLSLGVISDFLFPVAVGVSAITTFTTPYLIKLSEPFYKWLVKVVPPKYIEKINRYSSNTQNIQAENSWKTILTSYARIIVINGIIIMAIYLLFARFIIPAINDNLESNSLKNIIGNGLPVLFILPFLWALMVKRPNSVAYRELWTKTKYSRGPLLIIEIVRFSIGIGILGFFLDRFASTTISFFITIPVAIVLMVIFSNRLNKFYSRIERRFITNLNDRSEMGHPEAVATLAGTSNIKESLAAWDVHIIELEVKPLADYIGKSLVDLQWREKYGINIGYIRRGGKLIHTPDRYQVLMPYDKVGIIATDDQFQIFKEVFDSQEIIEEENIDHIKLGKILINHHSPKKGLTIQESGIRDKTDGLVIAIRRGDERILNPESSEILQLDDIVWVVGNRKKIEKLNVEI from the coding sequence CCTGGTGAGCCCTAACCTGAACATCTTCCCTTCGGTTGTGGACAGTGCCAATATTAAGACCCTGGCAGAGATCGGTGTGATATTTCTCCTGTTCAGTCTCGGACTCGAATTCAGTTTCAAGAAACTTATGAATGTGGGCGGTTCGGCTTCGGTCACGGCCTTTGTTGAAATCATCTTCATAACGATCGCAGGTTATTTTACCGGGCGATGGCTCGGCTGGAGCATCATGGACAGTATGTTCCTCGGCGGTATGTTGGCAAGCTCGTCTACAACCATCATTATCAGGGCGTTTGACGAGCTTGGGGTCAAGACAAAAAGCTTTGCAAAGACGGTTTTTGGTGTTCTTGTGGTTGAAGATATCGTGGTGATTCTGCTTATGGTACTGCTTTCCACCATTGCTGTAACTAAAGAATTTGAAGGTACACAGATCCTGTTTACCGTTGTAAAGCTGCTTTTCTTTCTTATTTTATGGTTCCTGCTTGGTATATTTCTGGTACCTACCCTGCTCAAGAAAATCAAGCCTCTTGTTGATGATGAAATCCTGCTTATCCTTTCCATTGGCCTTTGTTTGGGTATGGTTTTGATTGCTGTAAAAGTAGGCTTTTCGGCAGAACTTGGTGCCTTCGTCATGGGATCCATTATTGCTGAAACTACCGTCGCGGAGAAGGTGGAGCATACCTTAAAGTCAGTAAAAGACCTTTTTGCCGCGGTGTTTTTCGTATCCGTAGGTATGATGATTGATTATGAAGCTATGATCACTTATGCCTGGCCAATATTTATCGTTACCATCCTAACTATTTTTGGCAAACTGTTCAGCTCGGCATTGGGTGCATTAATATCGGGACAGCCGCTGAAACAGTCCATTCAGGTGGGGATGAGTATGGCTCAAATTGGCGAATTTGCCTTTATTGTGGCCACACTTGGACTTTCGCTGGGGGTAATTTCAGACTTCCTTTTCCCGGTTGCAGTAGGTGTTTCGGCCATCACAACATTTACAACGCCTTACCTGATCAAACTTTCTGAACCGTTTTATAAATGGCTGGTGAAGGTAGTTCCGCCTAAATATATTGAAAAGATCAACCGCTATTCCTCGAACACGCAGAATATCCAGGCCGAAAACAGCTGGAAGACCATCCTTACCAGCTATGCAAGGATCATCGTGATCAACGGAATCATTATCATGGCCATTTATCTGCTTTTTGCCAGATTTATTATTCCGGCCATCAACGATAACCTGGAAAGCAACAGCCTGAAAAATATTATAGGAAACGGGCTGCCGGTACTTTTTATACTTCCTTTCCTTTGGGCACTAATGGTAAAGAGACCCAACTCGGTGGCTTACCGTGAACTCTGGACCAAGACCAAATACAGCCGCGGACCGCTGCTTATTATTGAAATTGTCCGGTTTTCCATTGGTATCGGTATCCTGGGCTTTTTCCTGGACCGTTTTGCCTCAACAACAATATCATTCTTCATTACGATTCCTGTGGCGATTGTCCTGATGGTGATCTTCTCCAACAGGCTGAACAAATTTTACAGCCGTATTGAAAGAAGGTTTATCACCAACCTGAATGACCGTTCGGAGATGGGACACCCTGAAGCTGTAGCCACGCTTGCCGGCACTTCCAATATAAAGGAGAGTCTGGCTGCCTGGGACGTACACATTATTGAACTTGAAGTAAAGCCGCTGGCCGATTATATAGGTAAAAGTCTGGTAGACCTGCAGTGGCGGGAGAAATATGGAATCAATATCGGCTATATACGCCGTGGCGGTAAACTCATTCACACGCCGGACCGGTACCAGGTCCTCATGCCTTATGACAAAGTAGGCATCATTGCCACCGATGATCAGTTCCAGATCTTTAAAGAGGTTTTTGACAGTCAGGAAATTATTGAAGAAGAGAATATTGACCACATTAAACTTGGCAAAATCCTGATTAACCATCATTCACCCAAGAAAGGCCTTACCATACAGGAATCAGGCATCCGCGACAAGACAGACGGACTTGTAATTGCCATACGAAGAGGAGATGAACGTATCCTGAACCCCGAATCGTCTGAAATACTGCAGCTGGACGATATCGTTTGGGTGGTAGGTAACCGGAAGAAAATTGAAAAACTAAATGTGGAAATCTAA
- a CDS encoding TonB-dependent receptor produces MRLKYFGFLCLGMISQISAQTGESEISEVFIHGKFLDLPVTKVSENITVINREEIRSSPATSVEEVLAQITGFDIRRRGGNGVQADISLRGSSFEQVLILVNGVRMNDSQTGHNSMSVPFDLASVERIEVIKGPAARRFGQNAYAGVINIVTKPAAEDTTTVSASGGDFGTYSLGLGTHMSTEKVAHFVQLNSSSSEGYRYNTDYKINNIFYQNQFRVASANVRFQAGIQEKKFGANGFYATAAATDQYEETQASVVSLSADRKWDSWTFNSNIYWRRGQDIYEYVRGRPELYRNIHIGNNIGGEINTTLNSALGRTGLGVEIRKEFLASNNLGRRERFITQLFLEHHFSFFDDRMDIAPGISWSAYDREGNFLYPGVDVGYNLSPNHKIYGNAAKVSRIPTFTDLYYLSKTEAGNPFLQPEHAFSAEVGYRYHRNGLELKASGFLRDTDNSIDWVKASENELWRAENIGSIYTQGIELELRQQLNSFVQSWSLGYTFLDSRAEKLENLWSRYIMENLKHQVVAKMENKLYKELTAQWVYRYNERVTTGSYHLLDLKLNWQYNDLQLFLLINNLTSTRYTETFGVPMPGRWFQLGFNYRIGL; encoded by the coding sequence ATGAGGTTAAAATATTTTGGATTTCTGTGCCTCGGTATGATAAGCCAGATTTCAGCCCAAACCGGAGAATCTGAAATAAGTGAAGTTTTCATCCACGGCAAGTTCCTGGATCTTCCGGTTACAAAGGTGAGTGAGAACATTACTGTAATTAACAGAGAAGAAATACGCAGTTCTCCAGCTACAAGTGTGGAAGAAGTTCTGGCTCAAATCACAGGTTTCGATATCAGAAGGAGAGGCGGTAACGGTGTGCAGGCAGATATTTCACTGCGTGGCAGCAGCTTTGAACAGGTATTGATCCTCGTAAATGGTGTGCGGATGAACGATTCCCAAACGGGGCATAACTCCATGAGTGTTCCCTTCGATCTGGCATCTGTAGAAAGGATAGAAGTGATTAAGGGACCGGCAGCGAGGCGCTTTGGCCAAAACGCTTATGCCGGAGTAATCAATATCGTTACAAAACCTGCTGCTGAAGATACGACCACAGTTTCTGCGAGTGGCGGCGATTTTGGCACTTATTCACTGGGCCTTGGCACCCACATGAGCACTGAAAAAGTCGCGCATTTCGTACAGCTTAACTCATCCAGTTCCGAAGGCTACCGGTACAACACCGATTATAAAATCAACAATATATTTTATCAGAATCAATTCCGCGTTGCCTCCGCAAATGTGCGCTTTCAGGCAGGAATCCAGGAGAAGAAATTTGGCGCCAACGGTTTCTATGCTACGGCGGCAGCTACAGACCAGTACGAAGAAACCCAGGCTTCTGTTGTAAGCTTAAGTGCCGACCGAAAATGGGACAGCTGGACCTTTAACTCCAATATTTACTGGCGCCGCGGACAGGATATTTACGAATATGTGCGCGGCAGGCCCGAACTGTACCGTAATATCCACATCGGCAATAATATCGGTGGTGAGATTAATACTACCTTGAATTCGGCATTGGGAAGAACGGGACTTGGCGTTGAGATCCGAAAGGAGTTTCTGGCTAGTAATAATCTGGGCCGTCGTGAACGTTTCATTACCCAACTGTTTCTGGAGCATCATTTTTCTTTTTTTGACGACAGGATGGATATCGCGCCGGGTATTTCATGGTCCGCGTACGACCGCGAAGGTAATTTCCTTTATCCCGGAGTGGATGTTGGTTATAACCTGAGCCCAAATCATAAAATTTATGGAAACGCAGCAAAAGTTAGCCGAATTCCTACCTTCACCGACCTTTATTATCTGAGTAAAACCGAGGCGGGGAACCCGTTTCTGCAGCCCGAGCACGCTTTTTCGGCAGAAGTAGGTTACCGTTACCACAGGAATGGTCTGGAGCTGAAAGCCAGTGGTTTCCTGCGGGATACAGACAATTCCATTGACTGGGTTAAAGCCAGCGAAAACGAACTTTGGCGCGCCGAAAACATCGGAAGTATTTATACGCAGGGAATTGAACTGGAACTCCGCCAGCAACTTAATTCATTCGTTCAGTCCTGGTCGTTGGGTTACACTTTCCTGGACAGCAGGGCAGAGAAACTGGAAAACCTGTGGTCCCGCTATATAATGGAAAACCTGAAGCATCAGGTTGTGGCGAAAATGGAGAATAAACTTTACAAAGAGCTAACCGCTCAGTGGGTTTACCGCTATAATGAAAGAGTCACAACGGGAAGTTATCACCTTCTGGATTTAAAACTGAACTGGCAGTATAATGACCTTCAGCTGTTTCTACTTATAAATAACCTTACATCAACCCGGTATACAGAGACCTTTGGTGTACCTATGCCGGGCAGATGGTTTCAGCTTGGATTTAATTACCGTATCGGTTTATAA